Proteins found in one Megalobrama amblycephala isolate DHTTF-2021 linkage group LG5, ASM1881202v1, whole genome shotgun sequence genomic segment:
- the ppp2r5ca gene encoding serine/threonine-protein phosphatase 2A 56 kDa regulatory subunit gamma isoform isoform X3 — protein sequence MPHKSKKDKSVKSSRKGSKQPEDDQDEQGLNKKISPRTQPLRSKHPSDPSALKKHRRLSTSCFPISVNRELEPLDALTDVAPAEQEKLFVQKLRQCCVLFDFLSDPLSDLKWKEVKRAALSEMVEFITHNRGVITEPIYPEVVHMFAINMFRTLPPSSNPTGAEFDPEEDEPTLEAAWPHLQLVYEFFLRFLESPDFQPNVAKKYIDQKFVMQLLELFDSEDPRERDFLKTTLHRIYGKFLGLRAYIRKQINNIFYRFIYETEHHNGIAELLEILGSIINGFALPLKEEHKIFLLKVLLPLHKVKSLSVYHPQLAYCVVQFLEKDSTLTEPVVMALLKYWPKTHSPKEVMFLNELEEILDVIEPSEFVKVMEPLFRQLAKCVSSPHFQVAERALYYWNNEYIMSLISDNAARILPIMFPALYRNSKSHWNKTIHGLIYNALKLFMEMNQKLFDDCTQQFRAEKNKEKAKLKEREEAWMKIENLAKSNPQCVLYVDPSGLNSPVEMETDGPFIEDVEILKKTVQSRAVQMSREQRKERPLVRRKSELPQDSYTAKALETHRRAEDSLNNHSGH from the exons ATGCCGCATAAGTCAAAGAAAGacaag AGTGTGAAATCCAGCAGAAAGGGAAGTAAACAGCCTGAAGATGATCAGGATGAG CAGGGTCTGAATAAGAAGATCAGTCCCAGAACGCAGCCGCTGCGCAGCAAACATCCGTCCGACCCGAGTGCGCTGAAGAAACACCGCAGACTGAGCACCTCGTGCTTCCCCATCAGTGTCAACCGCGAGCTGGAGCCGCTGGACGCCCTCACag ATGTGGCTCCGGCCGAGCAGGAGAAGCTCTTCGTGCAGAAGCTGCGTCAGTGCTGCGTTCTCTTTGATTTCCTGTCCGACCCCCTCAGTGACCTGAAATGGAAGGAGGTGAAGCGGGCGGCGCTCAGCGAGATGGTGGAGTTCATCACCCACAACCGCGGCGTCATCACCGAGCCCATTTACCCAGAGGTGGTGCACATG TTTGCCATCAACATGTTCAGGACGCTGCCGCCTTCGTCCAACCCGACGGGAGCAGAGTTTGACCCCGAGGAGGACGAACCCACTCTTGAAGCAGCGTGGCCTCATCTACAG CTGGTGTACGAGTTTTTCCTGCGGTTTTTGGAGTCGCCTGATTTTCAGCCCAATGTCGCGAAAAAGTACATTGATCAGAAATTTGTGATGCAG CTTCTAGAGTTGTTTGACAGTGAAGATCCTCGAGAAAGGGACTTCCTGAAAACCACCCTGCACCGAATATACGGAAAGTTTCTCGGGCTGCGGGCTTATATCAGAAAGCAGATCAATAACATATTTTACAG GTTTATTTATGAGACGGAGCATCACAACGGAATAGCTGAACTACTGGAGATCCTGGGAAG CATCATCAACGGATTTGCTTTACCCTTAAAAGAAGAGCACAAGATTTTCCTGCTGAAGGTGCTGCTGCCGCTGCACAAGGTGAAGTCTCTGAGCGTCTATCACCCGCAG TTGGCGTATTGTGTGGTTCAGTTCCTGGAGAAGGACAGCACTCTCACGGAGCCG GTGGTCATGGCTCTCCTCAAGTACTGGCCCAAGACTCACAGTCCAAAGGAGGTGATGTTCCTCAACGAGCTGGAGGAGATCCTGGACGTGATCGAGCCGTCAGAGTTCGTGAAGGTCATGGAGCCGCTCTTCCGTCAGTTAGCCAAGTGTGTGTCCAGTCCTCACTTTCAG GTGGCAGAGAGAGCTCTGTATTACTGGAACAACGAGTACATCATGAGTCTCATTAGTGACAACGCAGCCAGGATTTTACCCATCATGTTCCCGGCGCTTTACCGCAACTCCAAGAGCCACTGGAACAA GACCATTCACGGTTTGATCTATAACGCACTGAAGCTCTTCATGGAGATGAACCAGAAGCTGTTTGACGACTGCACACAACAGTTCAGAGCCGAGAAGAACAA AGAGAAGGCCAAGCTGAAAGAACGAGAGGAGGCTTGGATGAAGATCGAGAATCTGGCCAAGTCAAACCCGCAG TGCGTTTTGTATGTTGATCCGTCCGGACTAAACAGTCCTGTAGAAATGGAGACGGACGGTCCATTTATAGAAGATGTTGAGATCTTAAAAAAGACAGTGCAGTCCAGAGCCGTTCAG
- the ppp2r5ca gene encoding serine/threonine-protein phosphatase 2A 56 kDa regulatory subunit gamma isoform isoform X2 → MPHKSKKDKSVKSSRKGSKQPEDDQDEVNEGLNKKISPRTQPLRSKHPSDPSALKKHRRLSTSCFPISVNRELEPLDALTDVAPAEQEKLFVQKLRQCCVLFDFLSDPLSDLKWKEVKRAALSEMVEFITHNRGVITEPIYPEVVHMFAINMFRTLPPSSNPTGAEFDPEEDEPTLEAAWPHLQLVYEFFLRFLESPDFQPNVAKKYIDQKFVMQLLELFDSEDPRERDFLKTTLHRIYGKFLGLRAYIRKQINNIFYRFIYETEHHNGIAELLEILGSIINGFALPLKEEHKIFLLKVLLPLHKVKSLSVYHPQLAYCVVQFLEKDSTLTEPVVMALLKYWPKTHSPKEVMFLNELEEILDVIEPSEFVKVMEPLFRQLAKCVSSPHFQVAERALYYWNNEYIMSLISDNAARILPIMFPALYRNSKSHWNKTIHGLIYNALKLFMEMNQKLFDDCTQQFRAEKNKEKAKLKEREEAWMKIENLAKSNPQCVLYVDPSGLNSPVEMETDGPFIEDVEILKKTVQSRAVQMSREQRKERPLVRRKSELPQDSYTAKALETHRRAEDSLNNHSGH, encoded by the exons ATGCCGCATAAGTCAAAGAAAGacaag AGTGTGAAATCCAGCAGAAAGGGAAGTAAACAGCCTGAAGATGATCAGGATGAGGTAAATGAG GGTCTGAATAAGAAGATCAGTCCCAGAACGCAGCCGCTGCGCAGCAAACATCCGTCCGACCCGAGTGCGCTGAAGAAACACCGCAGACTGAGCACCTCGTGCTTCCCCATCAGTGTCAACCGCGAGCTGGAGCCGCTGGACGCCCTCACag ATGTGGCTCCGGCCGAGCAGGAGAAGCTCTTCGTGCAGAAGCTGCGTCAGTGCTGCGTTCTCTTTGATTTCCTGTCCGACCCCCTCAGTGACCTGAAATGGAAGGAGGTGAAGCGGGCGGCGCTCAGCGAGATGGTGGAGTTCATCACCCACAACCGCGGCGTCATCACCGAGCCCATTTACCCAGAGGTGGTGCACATG TTTGCCATCAACATGTTCAGGACGCTGCCGCCTTCGTCCAACCCGACGGGAGCAGAGTTTGACCCCGAGGAGGACGAACCCACTCTTGAAGCAGCGTGGCCTCATCTACAG CTGGTGTACGAGTTTTTCCTGCGGTTTTTGGAGTCGCCTGATTTTCAGCCCAATGTCGCGAAAAAGTACATTGATCAGAAATTTGTGATGCAG CTTCTAGAGTTGTTTGACAGTGAAGATCCTCGAGAAAGGGACTTCCTGAAAACCACCCTGCACCGAATATACGGAAAGTTTCTCGGGCTGCGGGCTTATATCAGAAAGCAGATCAATAACATATTTTACAG GTTTATTTATGAGACGGAGCATCACAACGGAATAGCTGAACTACTGGAGATCCTGGGAAG CATCATCAACGGATTTGCTTTACCCTTAAAAGAAGAGCACAAGATTTTCCTGCTGAAGGTGCTGCTGCCGCTGCACAAGGTGAAGTCTCTGAGCGTCTATCACCCGCAG TTGGCGTATTGTGTGGTTCAGTTCCTGGAGAAGGACAGCACTCTCACGGAGCCG GTGGTCATGGCTCTCCTCAAGTACTGGCCCAAGACTCACAGTCCAAAGGAGGTGATGTTCCTCAACGAGCTGGAGGAGATCCTGGACGTGATCGAGCCGTCAGAGTTCGTGAAGGTCATGGAGCCGCTCTTCCGTCAGTTAGCCAAGTGTGTGTCCAGTCCTCACTTTCAG GTGGCAGAGAGAGCTCTGTATTACTGGAACAACGAGTACATCATGAGTCTCATTAGTGACAACGCAGCCAGGATTTTACCCATCATGTTCCCGGCGCTTTACCGCAACTCCAAGAGCCACTGGAACAA GACCATTCACGGTTTGATCTATAACGCACTGAAGCTCTTCATGGAGATGAACCAGAAGCTGTTTGACGACTGCACACAACAGTTCAGAGCCGAGAAGAACAA AGAGAAGGCCAAGCTGAAAGAACGAGAGGAGGCTTGGATGAAGATCGAGAATCTGGCCAAGTCAAACCCGCAG TGCGTTTTGTATGTTGATCCGTCCGGACTAAACAGTCCTGTAGAAATGGAGACGGACGGTCCATTTATAGAAGATGTTGAGATCTTAAAAAAGACAGTGCAGTCCAGAGCCGTTCAG
- the ppp2r5ca gene encoding serine/threonine-protein phosphatase 2A 56 kDa regulatory subunit gamma isoform isoform X1, whose amino-acid sequence MPHKSKKDKSVKSSRKGSKQPEDDQDEVNEQGLNKKISPRTQPLRSKHPSDPSALKKHRRLSTSCFPISVNRELEPLDALTDVAPAEQEKLFVQKLRQCCVLFDFLSDPLSDLKWKEVKRAALSEMVEFITHNRGVITEPIYPEVVHMFAINMFRTLPPSSNPTGAEFDPEEDEPTLEAAWPHLQLVYEFFLRFLESPDFQPNVAKKYIDQKFVMQLLELFDSEDPRERDFLKTTLHRIYGKFLGLRAYIRKQINNIFYRFIYETEHHNGIAELLEILGSIINGFALPLKEEHKIFLLKVLLPLHKVKSLSVYHPQLAYCVVQFLEKDSTLTEPVVMALLKYWPKTHSPKEVMFLNELEEILDVIEPSEFVKVMEPLFRQLAKCVSSPHFQVAERALYYWNNEYIMSLISDNAARILPIMFPALYRNSKSHWNKTIHGLIYNALKLFMEMNQKLFDDCTQQFRAEKNKEKAKLKEREEAWMKIENLAKSNPQCVLYVDPSGLNSPVEMETDGPFIEDVEILKKTVQSRAVQMSREQRKERPLVRRKSELPQDSYTAKALETHRRAEDSLNNHSGH is encoded by the exons ATGCCGCATAAGTCAAAGAAAGacaag AGTGTGAAATCCAGCAGAAAGGGAAGTAAACAGCCTGAAGATGATCAGGATGAGGTAAATGAG CAGGGTCTGAATAAGAAGATCAGTCCCAGAACGCAGCCGCTGCGCAGCAAACATCCGTCCGACCCGAGTGCGCTGAAGAAACACCGCAGACTGAGCACCTCGTGCTTCCCCATCAGTGTCAACCGCGAGCTGGAGCCGCTGGACGCCCTCACag ATGTGGCTCCGGCCGAGCAGGAGAAGCTCTTCGTGCAGAAGCTGCGTCAGTGCTGCGTTCTCTTTGATTTCCTGTCCGACCCCCTCAGTGACCTGAAATGGAAGGAGGTGAAGCGGGCGGCGCTCAGCGAGATGGTGGAGTTCATCACCCACAACCGCGGCGTCATCACCGAGCCCATTTACCCAGAGGTGGTGCACATG TTTGCCATCAACATGTTCAGGACGCTGCCGCCTTCGTCCAACCCGACGGGAGCAGAGTTTGACCCCGAGGAGGACGAACCCACTCTTGAAGCAGCGTGGCCTCATCTACAG CTGGTGTACGAGTTTTTCCTGCGGTTTTTGGAGTCGCCTGATTTTCAGCCCAATGTCGCGAAAAAGTACATTGATCAGAAATTTGTGATGCAG CTTCTAGAGTTGTTTGACAGTGAAGATCCTCGAGAAAGGGACTTCCTGAAAACCACCCTGCACCGAATATACGGAAAGTTTCTCGGGCTGCGGGCTTATATCAGAAAGCAGATCAATAACATATTTTACAG GTTTATTTATGAGACGGAGCATCACAACGGAATAGCTGAACTACTGGAGATCCTGGGAAG CATCATCAACGGATTTGCTTTACCCTTAAAAGAAGAGCACAAGATTTTCCTGCTGAAGGTGCTGCTGCCGCTGCACAAGGTGAAGTCTCTGAGCGTCTATCACCCGCAG TTGGCGTATTGTGTGGTTCAGTTCCTGGAGAAGGACAGCACTCTCACGGAGCCG GTGGTCATGGCTCTCCTCAAGTACTGGCCCAAGACTCACAGTCCAAAGGAGGTGATGTTCCTCAACGAGCTGGAGGAGATCCTGGACGTGATCGAGCCGTCAGAGTTCGTGAAGGTCATGGAGCCGCTCTTCCGTCAGTTAGCCAAGTGTGTGTCCAGTCCTCACTTTCAG GTGGCAGAGAGAGCTCTGTATTACTGGAACAACGAGTACATCATGAGTCTCATTAGTGACAACGCAGCCAGGATTTTACCCATCATGTTCCCGGCGCTTTACCGCAACTCCAAGAGCCACTGGAACAA GACCATTCACGGTTTGATCTATAACGCACTGAAGCTCTTCATGGAGATGAACCAGAAGCTGTTTGACGACTGCACACAACAGTTCAGAGCCGAGAAGAACAA AGAGAAGGCCAAGCTGAAAGAACGAGAGGAGGCTTGGATGAAGATCGAGAATCTGGCCAAGTCAAACCCGCAG TGCGTTTTGTATGTTGATCCGTCCGGACTAAACAGTCCTGTAGAAATGGAGACGGACGGTCCATTTATAGAAGATGTTGAGATCTTAAAAAAGACAGTGCAGTCCAGAGCCGTTCAG
- the ppp2r5ca gene encoding serine/threonine-protein phosphatase 2A 56 kDa regulatory subunit gamma isoform isoform X6: MVVDAANPNGPFPPVALMHFRDVAPAEQEKLFVQKLRQCCVLFDFLSDPLSDLKWKEVKRAALSEMVEFITHNRGVITEPIYPEVVHMFAINMFRTLPPSSNPTGAEFDPEEDEPTLEAAWPHLQLVYEFFLRFLESPDFQPNVAKKYIDQKFVMQLLELFDSEDPRERDFLKTTLHRIYGKFLGLRAYIRKQINNIFYRFIYETEHHNGIAELLEILGSIINGFALPLKEEHKIFLLKVLLPLHKVKSLSVYHPQLAYCVVQFLEKDSTLTEPVVMALLKYWPKTHSPKEVMFLNELEEILDVIEPSEFVKVMEPLFRQLAKCVSSPHFQVAERALYYWNNEYIMSLISDNAARILPIMFPALYRNSKSHWNKTIHGLIYNALKLFMEMNQKLFDDCTQQFRAEKNKEKAKLKEREEAWMKIENLAKSNPQCVLYVDPSGLNSPVEMETDGPFIEDVEILKKTVQSRAVQMSREQRKERPLVRRKSELPQDSYTAKALETHRRAEDSLNNHSGH; encoded by the exons ATGGTTGTAGACGCTGCTAATCCCAACGGGCCGTTCCCGCCGGTGGCTCTGATGCACTTCAGAG ATGTGGCTCCGGCCGAGCAGGAGAAGCTCTTCGTGCAGAAGCTGCGTCAGTGCTGCGTTCTCTTTGATTTCCTGTCCGACCCCCTCAGTGACCTGAAATGGAAGGAGGTGAAGCGGGCGGCGCTCAGCGAGATGGTGGAGTTCATCACCCACAACCGCGGCGTCATCACCGAGCCCATTTACCCAGAGGTGGTGCACATG TTTGCCATCAACATGTTCAGGACGCTGCCGCCTTCGTCCAACCCGACGGGAGCAGAGTTTGACCCCGAGGAGGACGAACCCACTCTTGAAGCAGCGTGGCCTCATCTACAG CTGGTGTACGAGTTTTTCCTGCGGTTTTTGGAGTCGCCTGATTTTCAGCCCAATGTCGCGAAAAAGTACATTGATCAGAAATTTGTGATGCAG CTTCTAGAGTTGTTTGACAGTGAAGATCCTCGAGAAAGGGACTTCCTGAAAACCACCCTGCACCGAATATACGGAAAGTTTCTCGGGCTGCGGGCTTATATCAGAAAGCAGATCAATAACATATTTTACAG GTTTATTTATGAGACGGAGCATCACAACGGAATAGCTGAACTACTGGAGATCCTGGGAAG CATCATCAACGGATTTGCTTTACCCTTAAAAGAAGAGCACAAGATTTTCCTGCTGAAGGTGCTGCTGCCGCTGCACAAGGTGAAGTCTCTGAGCGTCTATCACCCGCAG TTGGCGTATTGTGTGGTTCAGTTCCTGGAGAAGGACAGCACTCTCACGGAGCCG GTGGTCATGGCTCTCCTCAAGTACTGGCCCAAGACTCACAGTCCAAAGGAGGTGATGTTCCTCAACGAGCTGGAGGAGATCCTGGACGTGATCGAGCCGTCAGAGTTCGTGAAGGTCATGGAGCCGCTCTTCCGTCAGTTAGCCAAGTGTGTGTCCAGTCCTCACTTTCAG GTGGCAGAGAGAGCTCTGTATTACTGGAACAACGAGTACATCATGAGTCTCATTAGTGACAACGCAGCCAGGATTTTACCCATCATGTTCCCGGCGCTTTACCGCAACTCCAAGAGCCACTGGAACAA GACCATTCACGGTTTGATCTATAACGCACTGAAGCTCTTCATGGAGATGAACCAGAAGCTGTTTGACGACTGCACACAACAGTTCAGAGCCGAGAAGAACAA AGAGAAGGCCAAGCTGAAAGAACGAGAGGAGGCTTGGATGAAGATCGAGAATCTGGCCAAGTCAAACCCGCAG TGCGTTTTGTATGTTGATCCGTCCGGACTAAACAGTCCTGTAGAAATGGAGACGGACGGTCCATTTATAGAAGATGTTGAGATCTTAAAAAAGACAGTGCAGTCCAGAGCCGTTCAG
- the ppp2r5ca gene encoding serine/threonine-protein phosphatase 2A 56 kDa regulatory subunit gamma isoform isoform X4 produces MPHKSKKDKSVKSSRKGSKQPEDDQDEGLNKKISPRTQPLRSKHPSDPSALKKHRRLSTSCFPISVNRELEPLDALTDVAPAEQEKLFVQKLRQCCVLFDFLSDPLSDLKWKEVKRAALSEMVEFITHNRGVITEPIYPEVVHMFAINMFRTLPPSSNPTGAEFDPEEDEPTLEAAWPHLQLVYEFFLRFLESPDFQPNVAKKYIDQKFVMQLLELFDSEDPRERDFLKTTLHRIYGKFLGLRAYIRKQINNIFYRFIYETEHHNGIAELLEILGSIINGFALPLKEEHKIFLLKVLLPLHKVKSLSVYHPQLAYCVVQFLEKDSTLTEPVVMALLKYWPKTHSPKEVMFLNELEEILDVIEPSEFVKVMEPLFRQLAKCVSSPHFQVAERALYYWNNEYIMSLISDNAARILPIMFPALYRNSKSHWNKTIHGLIYNALKLFMEMNQKLFDDCTQQFRAEKNKEKAKLKEREEAWMKIENLAKSNPQCVLYVDPSGLNSPVEMETDGPFIEDVEILKKTVQSRAVQMSREQRKERPLVRRKSELPQDSYTAKALETHRRAEDSLNNHSGH; encoded by the exons ATGCCGCATAAGTCAAAGAAAGacaag AGTGTGAAATCCAGCAGAAAGGGAAGTAAACAGCCTGAAGATGATCAGGATGAG GGTCTGAATAAGAAGATCAGTCCCAGAACGCAGCCGCTGCGCAGCAAACATCCGTCCGACCCGAGTGCGCTGAAGAAACACCGCAGACTGAGCACCTCGTGCTTCCCCATCAGTGTCAACCGCGAGCTGGAGCCGCTGGACGCCCTCACag ATGTGGCTCCGGCCGAGCAGGAGAAGCTCTTCGTGCAGAAGCTGCGTCAGTGCTGCGTTCTCTTTGATTTCCTGTCCGACCCCCTCAGTGACCTGAAATGGAAGGAGGTGAAGCGGGCGGCGCTCAGCGAGATGGTGGAGTTCATCACCCACAACCGCGGCGTCATCACCGAGCCCATTTACCCAGAGGTGGTGCACATG TTTGCCATCAACATGTTCAGGACGCTGCCGCCTTCGTCCAACCCGACGGGAGCAGAGTTTGACCCCGAGGAGGACGAACCCACTCTTGAAGCAGCGTGGCCTCATCTACAG CTGGTGTACGAGTTTTTCCTGCGGTTTTTGGAGTCGCCTGATTTTCAGCCCAATGTCGCGAAAAAGTACATTGATCAGAAATTTGTGATGCAG CTTCTAGAGTTGTTTGACAGTGAAGATCCTCGAGAAAGGGACTTCCTGAAAACCACCCTGCACCGAATATACGGAAAGTTTCTCGGGCTGCGGGCTTATATCAGAAAGCAGATCAATAACATATTTTACAG GTTTATTTATGAGACGGAGCATCACAACGGAATAGCTGAACTACTGGAGATCCTGGGAAG CATCATCAACGGATTTGCTTTACCCTTAAAAGAAGAGCACAAGATTTTCCTGCTGAAGGTGCTGCTGCCGCTGCACAAGGTGAAGTCTCTGAGCGTCTATCACCCGCAG TTGGCGTATTGTGTGGTTCAGTTCCTGGAGAAGGACAGCACTCTCACGGAGCCG GTGGTCATGGCTCTCCTCAAGTACTGGCCCAAGACTCACAGTCCAAAGGAGGTGATGTTCCTCAACGAGCTGGAGGAGATCCTGGACGTGATCGAGCCGTCAGAGTTCGTGAAGGTCATGGAGCCGCTCTTCCGTCAGTTAGCCAAGTGTGTGTCCAGTCCTCACTTTCAG GTGGCAGAGAGAGCTCTGTATTACTGGAACAACGAGTACATCATGAGTCTCATTAGTGACAACGCAGCCAGGATTTTACCCATCATGTTCCCGGCGCTTTACCGCAACTCCAAGAGCCACTGGAACAA GACCATTCACGGTTTGATCTATAACGCACTGAAGCTCTTCATGGAGATGAACCAGAAGCTGTTTGACGACTGCACACAACAGTTCAGAGCCGAGAAGAACAA AGAGAAGGCCAAGCTGAAAGAACGAGAGGAGGCTTGGATGAAGATCGAGAATCTGGCCAAGTCAAACCCGCAG TGCGTTTTGTATGTTGATCCGTCCGGACTAAACAGTCCTGTAGAAATGGAGACGGACGGTCCATTTATAGAAGATGTTGAGATCTTAAAAAAGACAGTGCAGTCCAGAGCCGTTCAG
- the ppp2r5ca gene encoding serine/threonine-protein phosphatase 2A 56 kDa regulatory subunit gamma isoform isoform X5: MPHKSKKDKSVKSSRKGSKQPEDDQDEVNEQGLNKKISPRTQPLRSKHPSDPSALKKHRRLSTSCFPISVNRELEPLDALTDVAPAEQEKLFVQKLRQCCVLFDFLSDPLSDLKWKEVKRAALSEMVEFITHNRGVITEPIYPEVVHMFAINMFRTLPPSSNPTGAEFDPEEDEPTLEAAWPHLQLVYEFFLRFLESPDFQPNVAKKYIDQKFVMQLLELFDSEDPRERDFLKTTLHRIYGKFLGLRAYIRKQINNIFYRFIYETEHHNGIAELLEILGSIINGFALPLKEEHKIFLLKVLLPLHKVKSLSVYHPQLAYCVVQFLEKDSTLTEPVVMALLKYWPKTHSPKEVMFLNELEEILDVIEPSEFVKVMEPLFRQLAKCVSSPHFQVAERALYYWNNEYIMSLISDNAARILPIMFPALYRNSKSHWNKTIHGLIYNALKLFMEMNQKLFDDCTQQFRAEKNKEKAKLKEREEAWMKIENLAKSNPQMSREQRKERPLVRRKSELPQDSYTAKALETHRRAEDSLNNHSGH; the protein is encoded by the exons ATGCCGCATAAGTCAAAGAAAGacaag AGTGTGAAATCCAGCAGAAAGGGAAGTAAACAGCCTGAAGATGATCAGGATGAGGTAAATGAG CAGGGTCTGAATAAGAAGATCAGTCCCAGAACGCAGCCGCTGCGCAGCAAACATCCGTCCGACCCGAGTGCGCTGAAGAAACACCGCAGACTGAGCACCTCGTGCTTCCCCATCAGTGTCAACCGCGAGCTGGAGCCGCTGGACGCCCTCACag ATGTGGCTCCGGCCGAGCAGGAGAAGCTCTTCGTGCAGAAGCTGCGTCAGTGCTGCGTTCTCTTTGATTTCCTGTCCGACCCCCTCAGTGACCTGAAATGGAAGGAGGTGAAGCGGGCGGCGCTCAGCGAGATGGTGGAGTTCATCACCCACAACCGCGGCGTCATCACCGAGCCCATTTACCCAGAGGTGGTGCACATG TTTGCCATCAACATGTTCAGGACGCTGCCGCCTTCGTCCAACCCGACGGGAGCAGAGTTTGACCCCGAGGAGGACGAACCCACTCTTGAAGCAGCGTGGCCTCATCTACAG CTGGTGTACGAGTTTTTCCTGCGGTTTTTGGAGTCGCCTGATTTTCAGCCCAATGTCGCGAAAAAGTACATTGATCAGAAATTTGTGATGCAG CTTCTAGAGTTGTTTGACAGTGAAGATCCTCGAGAAAGGGACTTCCTGAAAACCACCCTGCACCGAATATACGGAAAGTTTCTCGGGCTGCGGGCTTATATCAGAAAGCAGATCAATAACATATTTTACAG GTTTATTTATGAGACGGAGCATCACAACGGAATAGCTGAACTACTGGAGATCCTGGGAAG CATCATCAACGGATTTGCTTTACCCTTAAAAGAAGAGCACAAGATTTTCCTGCTGAAGGTGCTGCTGCCGCTGCACAAGGTGAAGTCTCTGAGCGTCTATCACCCGCAG TTGGCGTATTGTGTGGTTCAGTTCCTGGAGAAGGACAGCACTCTCACGGAGCCG GTGGTCATGGCTCTCCTCAAGTACTGGCCCAAGACTCACAGTCCAAAGGAGGTGATGTTCCTCAACGAGCTGGAGGAGATCCTGGACGTGATCGAGCCGTCAGAGTTCGTGAAGGTCATGGAGCCGCTCTTCCGTCAGTTAGCCAAGTGTGTGTCCAGTCCTCACTTTCAG GTGGCAGAGAGAGCTCTGTATTACTGGAACAACGAGTACATCATGAGTCTCATTAGTGACAACGCAGCCAGGATTTTACCCATCATGTTCCCGGCGCTTTACCGCAACTCCAAGAGCCACTGGAACAA GACCATTCACGGTTTGATCTATAACGCACTGAAGCTCTTCATGGAGATGAACCAGAAGCTGTTTGACGACTGCACACAACAGTTCAGAGCCGAGAAGAACAA AGAGAAGGCCAAGCTGAAAGAACGAGAGGAGGCTTGGATGAAGATCGAGAATCTGGCCAAGTCAAACCCGCAG